tttcctttaatttccttctgaaagaaatatcattaaaaattcagaagGTGAAAGTAAACCAGACAAGATTCATATGCCATTAATGGAATTATATTAAGAGTTGTAATAATATCCCTTAATCTTAAAAAGGTAAGTCTCTTACAGAATTaagttttttctgctgcttttcatgcCGTGTGAGGTATTACGGTTAATACAAGCTGCTGATGTGAAAGCGTCCTCACTAATCCTGTTTGGAGAGGGGCTCGTTCTGTGCTTGTTAGAAAAGGTATAAGAAAAGATATTCTAGGTCCTTCATTAAATAACTTCTTAATTACATCCTAGGGACTTTTTAcaggggcatgtagtgataggatgagaggtgaTGGCttcagactgaaagaggggatattgagatgagatctcaggaagaaattctttgctgtgagggtggtgagagcctggcccaggttgcccagagaagctgtggctgccccatccctggaggggttcaaggccaggctggacagggctttgagcacctggtctggtgggaggtgtccctgcccagggcagggcagtggaactagataatctttaaggtctcttccaacccaaaccattctatgataagcaGATCCCAAATCTGTGAATATTGCTGGCCCTAGGACTTGTGTCTAAAGAAGCCACACTGAGTCTGTGTGAGCAAGGCCAGGTGGAACATCTTGGTGTGCTGTGGCGGAACAGGGGCAAGACTTGTTagaaaaggcatttaaaacagcttatattcatttaaaaagcTTCTACTCACCCTTCTCTGTGAGCTTCTCCTTTCTCTAGCTCCTGTATAACACCCAACAACACCTTTATGGTTTCCTGACTGGAGCTGATCAAACTTTCCATCATCTGAAGCTGCGCTTTCAAGTCCACAACTTCCGTGTGAGGCACGATTTGTTGGCATTCCCCGCTCACCGCCACGGCCGTCTGGCACGGCGGGTTCTCCTCCATGGGCGAGACCTTGATCTGAAGGGCCTGCTCGTTACATTCGGTGGCCTGGCACTGCGCCCGCGACGGGCAGGCCCGAGCATCTCCCGCCGGGGGCTGCACGCCGTTCAGGTGCACCGTCCTCTTTCTGTCCTCCTCCCCCGTCGGGCAGGGCGACCAGTCGGCCTCTGCCGCGAGGTTTGACAGGTCGGACTGCGAGGCGGTTGAGCCGGCCCCCGGTAAATAAACGGTGGCCACTTCAGTCTTGAAGACCCTCCCGTGGAGGGGCTGGGCGGCCTCctcgctccccggccgccccgAGGCCTGTCTCCCTCGGCCGGGCGGCCGGCCGGCAGTGGGCTCCTCCAAAGCTGGCTCGGCTGagtttgggagaggaggaggttcTCGGGGAGAACTGTGCAAATCGCCGCTCGTCCAGGCCCCGTCGTCCCCAGACCCCGCGTTGCCGCGCTCGTGGATGTGGGAGATGAACTCCGCCGTCTGCAGGCTGCCGCCCTTCCTGCTCCACTGAACGGCCTCCCCTGAGCTCCTGCCCTCTTTGTCCTTCACCTCGATCAGAAACCCGTTGTTTTCACCCTTGAAGGTGTCGACAGTCGAGGCGCTTTTAAGAATATTCCCTTTTTTCCGGTCCAGAGGAAAAGTCTGGTAACACTTTTTCAGATCGGGTGAAGTCTGGACTCCTGTGCTCTTGGTGACGTTGGGTATCGACCTCCGGGCGGGCACGGTCATGTACTTGCGATACGCCGTCTTGTAGGAAATGGCCTTGGCGTCTCTCTTGTCGGGGTCCTGCGTGGTGGAGAGCTGCTTGTCCCTCTGCTCGTTCTGGGCCTCGCAGATATCTTTAAATCTCACCTGGAGGGCTTTGTTCCGTTTCTTGATCTGCCGGTTGGGATCCAGGGCGTATTTCATCTCCAGAGCGAGCGAAGCCGCTGGCTCAACTTCGCTTTCCGAGGCGGTGAGTAAGCATTTGCTGGGCTCCTTACTCACCATGATGcctgtgtgcaaaaaaaaaacagtgcaaaaagCCTCGTGTTACAACAGAAATGCTACTTTCCGCCCCCGATTTTTCAATAGCTGAGTTAACTTCCTCTGCTTGGCTGCCCCTCGCCAACTTTTTGCTCAATTTTCTTAATTAAGTCATAGTCCTTCACATTAGACTTTTGTGTTTGGTTAGAAAATCCCACCTTTTCTCTCGATTTTGTTGACACCCACTCCGCAGAGAGGAGCGGGGCTCAACCTGGGTCTCATAGCACCAGGAGTTTTTTCCACCCCTTCTTGGAGACCAGGGGCCATGGAGGGCAGCACAGGCGCTCGGGAGACACGGCGTCTGAATTTACTTGATAGTTAATAAAAAGTacagggaaaatgaaaaacaaagcgtGTTTGTACAAATAAAGGTAAGTCTTTAGCACGGGACAACCCCTTAATGCTCCTTTAATGCAGATGTTTAGTAGCAAAAAGTGTCAAACTCACATTATTTTTTAGTACGCTTGCTCACAAAATATGTGTAACGTACTCTGCATCTTTGCAAGAAATTAATTGGTCATTAGAGGTGTCgttatttggattttttaaaaaaatgtacctcATAGCTCAATCTATATAGATTTATAGCTGGATTTCTGTAGATGGATATAGAGTAATGCATGAAATTTATGAACTATTGAAGTTCCCTGAAGAAGTCAGCAGTGCATCAATTAAGGTTTTGCTTCAAATGCAAACCAAGCCATCCTTTACTAGAAGCAGTAATACGCCTTTATAATGGAGCTTCTTATCCCAAAGGATCctaaagcactgaaaaaacccccacaaaaacctGTGATGATTCACAGAACTGACTTAATCTGCTATTGAAACACAAGCACCTCCTCAAGGATGAAAAGATGCCAAGTGCTTacggcaaaaaaaccccaacagctctATCCCCGTACGGATCATACGGGATCGGTCGTAACTGGATAGTTAAGACCTCATTTTTACACCTCATTTGAAGTTGTCGGTTTTACTCTCCTATTGCACAAATTTCTCCCTAATGCTGAGATTTACTGAATTACCAAATTCCCACTTAATCCAAGTATTCTGCGTGTATCTCCTATTTAAACACCGATGTACCCTGAGAGGCACTCAGAGCGCAATGTAAAATGAGTAAAGGGACTTTCAGGTGTggtatttgaaatacatttttaattaaaaccctTTTgtctattaaataaaaaatgtgaaactCTTGAAGAGCTTAGTGCTGCATTAGGGTATGTTTTATAAAGTCAGCTCAGTGGCATGAGTGAGTGAATCCTTATGACTAGTCTATATTTAGTTTGAATTTAAGAAAACATAatggagaaattattttcaatggaaatttgaatgtttatgggtttttttaaagtaatagtaACATTTCCCCAAAGTTATTAAGACACACAAATGTGCATGGCAGCCAGTCCCTATGCTGCAAGGTTGGACTCCTGGGTTATCAAACTGCTTTCAAGAAACCTCATGCAAAAGTGTCATTagttaattatttcctttttttttgttttacacctTGGTCCCAGTAACTTGCAAACAAGTATTCTGGGGTCTGTCTCGTTTGCCTTTTTCTATCCAACTTGTCACGTCCAGGTAGCGGTGAGTGAGCAGCAGTGATTTTAGAAGGGGAAATTTTTAGCTGAATCTGTGTGATGTCGTGGGAAGTctgcaggagaaagcaaaaaagggaaaaatgaagcgGAGTAGGGTGATAAAGTCATCTTTTGTAATTTGTAAGGGTAAGATCTGTTATCCCTGTTCCTTTAATGTATCATCTACAAATACAGACAAAtttttggcggggggggaagaaagaaattaattgcatATGAATGTCAGGAATTTTGTGTTCCAGTTGAAACCCTAAACAAGGAGTCAGTCGTGCTTTGTGGGGAATATTAGTATCCTGTGCTGGCTGGTTTGGGCTGTCTTTTAGTTATAGTAATGTTTACCTAGTGAAGTTTTGCCTCTATTTGAGAGGAATTCTGCATACAGCTTCCAAAGGCGGTGGTGGTAGGAAATGAAGACATACATCCAGCTCTGTCTGTTTATCTGTCTATCTAGGGGTGGAATTTTGGAATGCTTTAGTGAATAATGAAGTGTCCTATAAAATACAAACCTGATCCATTAGCCTGCAATTGGACAGACATTAGTTTTAGACACAGCTAAAATACGCTGTAAAAACTGCCGTCAAAACCAAAAACTGCA
The window above is part of the Numenius arquata chromosome 15, bNumArq3.hap1.1, whole genome shotgun sequence genome. Proteins encoded here:
- the INSYN2A gene encoding inhibitory synaptic factor 2A, encoding MVSKEPSKCLLTASESEVEPAASLALEMKYALDPNRQIKKRNKALQVRFKDICEAQNEQRDKQLSTTQDPDKRDAKAISYKTAYRKYMTVPARRSIPNVTKSTGVQTSPDLKKCYQTFPLDRKKGNILKSASTVDTFKGENNGFLIEVKDKEGRSSGEAVQWSRKGGSLQTAEFISHIHERGNAGSGDDGAWTSGDLHSSPREPPPLPNSAEPALEEPTAGRPPGRGRQASGRPGSEEAAQPLHGRVFKTEVATVYLPGAGSTASQSDLSNLAAEADWSPCPTGEEDRKRTVHLNGVQPPAGDARACPSRAQCQATECNEQALQIKVSPMEENPPCQTAVAVSGECQQIVPHTEVVDLKAQLQMMESLISSSQETIKVLLGVIQELEKGEAHREGLSYRTGQDTANCDTCRNSACIIYSVELDFKQQEDKLQPVLRKLHPIEETQVAPLPYSQESYSSTPKQKSKTESKKHGRWKLWFL